A window of Aeromicrobium sp. Root236 contains these coding sequences:
- the gnd gene encoding phosphogluconate dehydrogenase (NAD(+)-dependent, decarboxylating) produces the protein MTLGGISHMDIGLVGLGKMGGNMRTRMRNGGVTVVGYDRNPDVSDVASLEELVEQLPSPKVVWVMVPAGDITRSTVEQLIDLLGKGDVIVDGGNSRWTDDEKHAALAADKGIGYVDCGVSGGVWGLDNGYALMAGGTAEDIAKVQPAFDALKPEGESGFVHAGRVGAGHFSKMVHNGIEYAMMQAYAEGFELLEKVDMVDNVTEVFDSWREGTVVRSWLLDLLVKALEEDPGLSKVRGYAEDSGEGRWTVEAAIDNAVPMHTIAASLFARFTSRQDESPAMQAVAAMRQQFGGHAVKAAEEKGLDPAAPDHADPV, from the coding sequence CTGACTCTCGGAGGGATCTCGCACATGGACATCGGACTCGTCGGACTCGGCAAGATGGGTGGCAACATGCGCACCCGCATGCGCAACGGCGGTGTCACCGTCGTCGGCTACGACCGCAACCCCGACGTGTCCGACGTGGCGTCCCTCGAGGAGCTCGTCGAGCAGCTGCCGTCGCCCAAGGTCGTGTGGGTCATGGTCCCGGCCGGCGACATCACCCGGTCGACCGTCGAGCAGCTCATCGACCTCCTCGGCAAGGGCGACGTCATCGTCGACGGCGGCAACTCGCGCTGGACCGACGACGAGAAGCACGCGGCGCTGGCTGCCGACAAGGGCATCGGCTACGTCGACTGCGGTGTCAGCGGTGGCGTGTGGGGACTCGACAACGGCTACGCGCTGATGGCCGGCGGCACCGCCGAGGACATCGCCAAGGTGCAGCCCGCGTTCGACGCGCTCAAGCCCGAGGGCGAGTCCGGCTTCGTCCACGCCGGCCGCGTGGGCGCCGGCCACTTCTCCAAGATGGTCCACAACGGCATCGAGTACGCCATGATGCAGGCCTACGCCGAGGGGTTCGAGCTGCTCGAGAAGGTCGACATGGTCGACAACGTCACCGAGGTCTTCGACTCGTGGCGCGAAGGCACCGTCGTACGCTCCTGGCTGCTCGACCTCCTGGTCAAGGCGCTCGAGGAGGATCCCGGCCTGTCCAAGGTGCGCGGCTACGCCGAGGACTCCGGCGAGGGCCGCTGGACCGTCGAGGCCGCGATCGACAACGCCGTCCCGATGCACACGATCGCCGCGTCGCTGTTCGCGCGCTTCACCTCTCGCCAGGACGAGTCGCCGGCGATGCAGGCCGTCGCCGCGATGCGTCAGCAGTTCGGCGGCCACGCGGTCAAGGCTGCCGAGGAGAAGGGTCTCGACCCGGCGGCACCGGATCATGCAGATCCCGTCTAA
- the dnaN gene encoding DNA polymerase III subunit beta → MKFRIDRDTLADAVAWTARSLPNRPSVPVLAGLLIETAADGLTLSGFDYETSTRATLPAEVNADGRALVSGRLLSEIVKALPAKPVDISLDGTKVQVICGNARFSLQTMPVEEYPQLPEMPTASGTIKADDFATAVSQASAAAGRDEMLPLLTGVRLELEGSTISLMATDRFRASLRDLEWYPEASDLSAQALVPARVLNETARSLTSGGDVTIAVSSGESGDGLIGFEGTVGNGTRRTTTRLLEGDFPRVRQLFQAQAETVAYVETQAFVDSVKRVALVAERNTPVRLTFSDGQLLLEAGSGDEAQASESIEATIEGADISIGFNPTYLLEGLAVMSDPVVHLSFTQHTKPAAISGVQEIGADPDVAFRYLIMPVRLQN, encoded by the coding sequence CAGCCTGCCCAACCGTCCCAGTGTTCCCGTGCTGGCCGGCCTGCTCATCGAGACCGCCGCGGACGGCCTCACCCTGTCGGGGTTCGACTACGAGACCTCGACGCGAGCGACGTTGCCCGCCGAGGTCAACGCCGACGGCCGCGCCCTCGTCTCCGGACGGCTGCTCTCCGAGATCGTCAAAGCGCTGCCCGCCAAGCCCGTCGACATCTCGCTCGACGGCACCAAGGTCCAGGTCATCTGCGGCAACGCCCGGTTCAGCCTGCAGACCATGCCGGTCGAGGAGTACCCGCAGCTGCCCGAGATGCCCACGGCGTCCGGCACGATCAAGGCCGACGACTTCGCCACGGCCGTCTCCCAGGCCAGCGCCGCCGCCGGCCGCGACGAGATGCTGCCCCTGCTGACGGGCGTACGCCTCGAGCTCGAGGGCTCCACGATCTCGCTCATGGCGACCGACCGGTTCCGCGCGAGCCTCCGCGATCTCGAGTGGTATCCCGAGGCCAGCGATCTCTCGGCCCAGGCCCTGGTGCCGGCGCGCGTCCTCAACGAGACCGCCCGGTCGCTGACCTCCGGCGGCGACGTCACGATCGCGGTGTCGTCGGGTGAGTCCGGCGACGGCCTGATCGGCTTCGAAGGCACGGTCGGCAACGGCACCCGCCGCACCACGACCCGCCTGCTCGAGGGCGACTTCCCGCGCGTACGCCAGCTGTTCCAGGCGCAGGCCGAGACCGTCGCCTACGTCGAGACCCAGGCATTCGTCGACTCGGTCAAGCGCGTAGCGCTGGTCGCCGAGCGCAACACGCCCGTACGCCTGACGTTCTCCGACGGACAGCTGCTGCTCGAGGCCGGCAGCGGCGACGAGGCCCAGGCGTCGGAGTCGATCGAGGCCACGATCGAGGGCGCCGACATCTCGATCGGCTTCAACCCGACCTACCTGCTCGAAGGGCTCGCCGTCATGTCGGACCCGGTCGTGCACCTGTCGTTCACGCAACACACCAAGCCCGCAGCCATCTCGGGTGTCCAGGAGATCGGGGCCGACCCTGACGTCGCGTTCCGCTACCTGATCATGCCCGTACGCCTGCAGAACTGA
- a CDS encoding DUF3618 domain-containing protein yields MTALEQDIEETRAHLGQTVDALAAKADAGKKRAGLIALMGVAAVAGIVLWRRFG; encoded by the coding sequence ATGACCGCGCTCGAGCAGGACATCGAGGAGACGCGGGCGCACCTCGGGCAGACGGTCGACGCACTGGCCGCCAAGGCCGACGCCGGCAAGAAGCGTGCGGGTCTCATTGCGCTCATGGGGGTTGCTGCGGTTGCCGGCATCGTGTTGTGGCGGCGCTTCGGGTGA
- the recF gene encoding DNA replication/repair protein RecF, protein MHVSRLTLHDFRSYDSVEIDLEPGATAFIGSNGQGKTNLVEAIDYLSRLDSHRVSSDAPLIRAGAERAVVRADVVKGDRTALLELEITPGKANRARINRGALPRTRDLVGVLRTVMFSPEDLALVKGDPSDRRRFLDSLLVLRTPRLAGVRADYDRVLKQRNTLLKSARGRRNVEIATLDIWDDNLARTGAELVSTRLLLLDALAPHLAEAYVRVAAAAAPDRREVTATYKPSLELDADLRDQDTIRQALLDEIARRRGDEMDRGISLVGPHRDDVTLMIGDLPAKGYASHGEAWSLALALRLASFELLREDEDDPVLILDDVFAELDQGRRQQLAELVGDAEQVLVTAAVADDVPDALKGHRFNVAGGEVVRD, encoded by the coding sequence GTGCACGTCAGTCGCCTGACCCTGCACGACTTCCGGTCGTACGACTCCGTCGAGATCGACCTGGAGCCCGGCGCCACGGCGTTCATCGGGTCCAACGGCCAGGGCAAGACCAACCTGGTCGAGGCGATCGACTACCTGTCGAGGCTCGACTCGCACCGGGTGTCGAGCGACGCACCGCTGATCCGGGCCGGCGCGGAGCGTGCCGTCGTACGTGCTGACGTCGTCAAGGGCGATCGCACCGCACTGCTCGAGCTGGAGATCACACCGGGCAAGGCCAACCGCGCACGGATCAACCGCGGTGCTCTGCCGCGCACTCGCGACCTCGTCGGCGTGCTGCGCACCGTGATGTTCTCGCCCGAGGACCTGGCGCTGGTCAAGGGCGACCCGTCCGACCGGCGGCGGTTCCTCGACTCGCTCCTCGTGCTGCGCACGCCGCGACTCGCGGGCGTACGCGCCGACTACGACCGGGTGCTCAAGCAGCGCAACACCCTGCTCAAGTCGGCTCGCGGCCGTCGCAACGTCGAGATCGCGACGCTCGACATCTGGGACGACAACCTCGCCCGCACCGGAGCCGAGCTGGTCTCGACCCGGCTGTTGCTGCTCGACGCACTCGCCCCACACCTCGCCGAGGCGTACGTACGCGTCGCCGCCGCCGCGGCACCCGACCGTCGCGAGGTCACCGCGACCTACAAGCCGTCGCTCGAGCTGGACGCCGACCTGCGCGACCAGGACACGATCCGTCAGGCACTCCTCGACGAGATCGCCCGGCGGCGGGGCGACGAGATGGACCGCGGGATCAGCCTCGTCGGCCCGCACCGCGACGACGTGACGCTGATGATCGGCGACCTGCCGGCCAAGGGCTACGCAAGTCATGGCGAGGCCTGGTCCTTGGCGCTGGCCTTGAGGCTCGCCTCCTTCGAGCTGTTGCGCGAGGATGAGGACGATCCCGTGCTGATCCTCGATGACGTGTTCGCCGAGCTCGACCAGGGCCGCCGCCAGCAGCTCGCCGAGCTCGTCGGCGACGCCGAGCAGGTGCTGGTCACCGCGGCGGTGGCCGACGACGTGCCCGACGCGCTCAAGGGTCACCGCTTCAACGTCGCAGGAGGTGAGGTCGTCCGTGACTGA
- a CDS encoding phosphatase PAP2 family protein, producing MSTTAIRRDTALPALVAALAAAVTLVVMVRVALQSSRGQQWDDDAMRTVVAGRDTKLTLLSGLGYVSIGAIVAVVVACAGVALLRGKVRLAIGAAVIIGGADITTQVLKHSFLDRPDFGLGVLNSLPSGHTTVVASGVGAALLVAPGGLRPLVAAAGGFATTLTGASTIVAGWHRPADVVAALAVSLLWTGLVAWRLHGPRTPVTGTFVSALLGCGAALAFLVVVGVRPAYGWVGFTQASLVLGAVTAITAAFVVLAAAVSPAE from the coding sequence ATGAGCACGACAGCCATTCGCCGAGACACCGCACTGCCGGCGCTCGTCGCTGCGCTCGCGGCCGCGGTGACGCTCGTCGTCATGGTCCGGGTCGCGCTCCAGTCGTCCCGGGGTCAGCAGTGGGACGACGACGCGATGCGCACCGTCGTAGCCGGCCGCGACACGAAGCTCACCCTGCTGAGTGGTCTCGGCTATGTGTCGATCGGGGCGATCGTCGCCGTCGTCGTGGCCTGCGCGGGCGTCGCCCTGCTCCGCGGCAAGGTCCGGCTGGCGATCGGAGCCGCCGTCATCATCGGCGGTGCCGACATCACGACCCAGGTCCTCAAGCACTCGTTCCTCGACCGGCCCGACTTCGGTCTCGGCGTGCTCAACAGCCTGCCGAGCGGTCATACGACGGTGGTCGCCAGCGGCGTCGGTGCTGCCTTGCTCGTCGCACCAGGAGGTTTGCGCCCCCTCGTCGCGGCAGCCGGCGGCTTCGCCACGACCCTCACGGGTGCCTCGACGATCGTCGCCGGTTGGCACCGGCCCGCCGACGTGGTCGCCGCGCTCGCCGTCAGCCTGCTCTGGACCGGGCTCGTCGCCTGGCGGCTGCACGGACCCAGGACCCCGGTGACCGGGACGTTCGTCAGCGCGCTGCTGGGCTGCGGCGCCGCGCTGGCCTTCCTCGTCGTGGTCGGGGTGCGCCCGGCGTACGGCTGGGTCGGGTTCACCCAGGCGTCACTCGTGCTCGGTGCGGTCACCGCCATCACGGCCGCCTTCGTCGTGCTGGCCGCAGCCGTCTCGCCAGCTGAGTAG
- a CDS encoding phage holin family protein, whose protein sequence is MTGPRTPTSEASTGELIAQATDDISTLIRNEIQLAKRDLATSGKRLGVGAGMFGVAGTLALYGLGALVAAGILGIAEELDAWLAALIVGGGLFVLAGLAGLIGKMRVSRVAEPPKERVASVKADVAAARHGAAS, encoded by the coding sequence ATGACGGGTCCCCGTACGCCCACGTCCGAGGCATCGACCGGTGAGCTGATCGCCCAGGCCACCGACGACATCTCGACCCTGATCCGCAACGAGATCCAGCTCGCCAAGCGCGACCTCGCCACCAGTGGCAAGCGTCTCGGGGTGGGCGCCGGGATGTTCGGCGTCGCCGGCACCCTGGCGCTGTACGGGCTCGGCGCGCTGGTCGCGGCCGGGATCCTCGGGATCGCCGAGGAGCTCGACGCCTGGCTGGCCGCCCTCATCGTCGGCGGCGGGTTGTTCGTCCTCGCCGGACTGGCCGGACTGATCGGCAAGATGCGGGTCAGCCGGGTCGCGGAGCCACCCAAGGAGCGCGTCGCCAGCGTCAAGGCCGACGTCGCCGCTGCGCGTCACGGAGCCGCGTCATGA
- a CDS encoding DUF721 domain-containing protein has protein sequence MTESDSPAPRDDGLDLARDIAKSYRGKGSPAPAPGKRRVRPAKPARGARDEPSLLADLLGEVVNDQGWDERLAAQRVFTDWAGIVGPEVAQHSEVIAFDDGEVEVRTDSTAWATQLRLLAPRIVAKLNELMGDGSVLRIVVRGPQAPSWKKGPRSIRGARGPRDTYG, from the coding sequence GTGACTGAGTCCGACAGCCCCGCGCCGCGCGACGACGGTCTCGACCTCGCGCGCGACATCGCCAAGTCCTACCGGGGCAAGGGCTCGCCGGCGCCTGCACCGGGCAAGCGTCGCGTACGCCCGGCCAAGCCGGCTCGCGGTGCGCGCGACGAGCCGAGCCTGCTCGCGGACCTGCTGGGCGAGGTCGTCAACGACCAGGGCTGGGACGAACGGCTGGCCGCCCAGCGGGTCTTCACCGACTGGGCCGGCATCGTCGGGCCGGAGGTCGCCCAGCACTCCGAGGTCATCGCCTTCGACGACGGCGAGGTCGAGGTCCGGACCGACTCGACGGCCTGGGCCACGCAGCTGCGGCTGCTGGCGCCACGCATCGTGGCGAAGCTCAACGAGCTGATGGGCGACGGGTCCGTGCTGCGGATCGTGGTGCGGGGACCCCAGGCACCGTCGTGGAAGAAGGGCCCGCGCTCGATCCGCGGCGCCCGCGGCCCGAGAGACACCTACGGCTGA
- the gyrB gene encoding DNA topoisomerase (ATP-hydrolyzing) subunit B, whose amino-acid sequence MSQTPDPEASYDASNIQVLEGLEAVRKRPGMYIGSTGERGLHHLVYEVVDNSVDEALAGYASHIAVTLQADGGVRVVDDGRGIPVDEHPTEKMPAVTLVLTSLHAGGKFGGGGYKVSGGLHGVGVSVVNALSTKLHVEVKRDGYRWTQSFTYGVPDAPLERHEKTDETGTTTTFYASEDIFESTVYSYETLKTRFREMAFLNKGLELVLRDDREEAQEASEGDTPVDAVERDARFRFDKGLVDYVEHINVGSKSPIHREVISIESEDESKGLSLEIAMQWNDSFIESVHTFANTINTHEGGTHEEGFRAALTTTVNKFATAQGLIKKAADNLSGEDIREGLTAIVSIKLEEPQFEGQTKTKLGNSEAKSYVQSVLNDELGAWFEQHPTEGKTIVRKSIDAATARMAARKARDLARNRKGFLGGGGLPGKLADCSSRNPEECEVFIVEGNSAGGSAKGGRDPRTQAILPLRGKILNVEKARIDKILQNAEVQAIISALGTGVHDDFDIDKLRYHKIVLMADADVDGQHISTLLLTLLFRFMKPLIDGGHVYLAQPPLYKIKWSNSPDELAYSDAERDAMLKAGAADGKRLPKEVGQQIQRYKGLGEMNDSELWDTTMDPANRILRQVTLEDAAMADEMFTILMGEDVEQRRSFIQRNAKDVRFLDI is encoded by the coding sequence GTGAGCCAAACTCCAGATCCTGAAGCCTCGTACGACGCCAGCAACATTCAGGTCCTCGAAGGTCTGGAGGCGGTTCGCAAGCGCCCCGGCATGTACATCGGCTCGACCGGTGAACGCGGGCTCCACCACCTCGTCTACGAGGTCGTCGACAACTCGGTCGACGAAGCGCTCGCGGGCTACGCCTCCCACATCGCGGTGACCCTCCAGGCCGACGGCGGCGTCCGCGTCGTCGACGACGGCCGCGGCATCCCCGTCGACGAGCACCCGACCGAGAAGATGCCGGCCGTCACGCTGGTCCTCACCTCGCTGCACGCCGGCGGCAAGTTCGGCGGCGGCGGCTACAAGGTCTCCGGTGGTCTGCACGGTGTCGGCGTCTCGGTCGTCAACGCGCTGTCGACCAAGCTCCACGTCGAGGTCAAGCGCGACGGCTACCGCTGGACGCAGTCCTTCACCTACGGCGTGCCGGACGCCCCGCTCGAGCGCCACGAGAAGACCGACGAGACCGGCACGACGACGACGTTCTACGCCAGCGAGGACATCTTCGAGAGCACGGTCTACAGCTACGAGACGCTCAAGACCCGCTTCCGCGAGATGGCGTTCCTCAACAAGGGCCTCGAGCTCGTGCTGCGCGACGACCGCGAGGAGGCCCAGGAGGCGTCCGAGGGTGACACCCCGGTCGACGCCGTCGAGCGCGATGCCCGGTTCCGCTTCGACAAGGGCCTGGTCGACTACGTCGAGCACATCAACGTCGGCAGCAAGTCGCCGATCCACCGCGAGGTCATCTCGATCGAGTCCGAGGACGAGTCCAAGGGACTGTCGCTCGAGATCGCGATGCAATGGAACGACAGCTTCATCGAGTCGGTCCACACGTTCGCCAACACGATCAACACGCACGAGGGCGGCACGCACGAAGAAGGCTTCCGCGCCGCGTTGACCACGACGGTCAACAAGTTCGCCACGGCGCAGGGCCTCATCAAGAAGGCCGCCGACAACCTCTCGGGCGAGGACATCCGCGAGGGGCTCACCGCGATCGTCTCGATCAAGCTCGAGGAGCCCCAGTTCGAGGGCCAGACCAAGACCAAGCTGGGCAACAGCGAGGCGAAGTCCTACGTGCAGTCCGTCCTCAACGACGAGCTCGGTGCCTGGTTCGAGCAGCACCCGACCGAGGGCAAGACGATCGTCCGCAAGTCGATCGACGCCGCGACCGCCCGCATGGCGGCCCGCAAGGCGCGCGACCTCGCCCGCAACCGCAAGGGCTTCCTCGGCGGTGGCGGCCTGCCGGGCAAGCTCGCCGACTGCTCCTCTCGCAACCCCGAGGAGTGCGAGGTCTTCATCGTCGAGGGCAACTCCGCCGGCGGCTCGGCCAAGGGCGGCCGCGATCCCCGTACGCAGGCGATCCTTCCGCTGCGCGGCAAGATCCTCAACGTCGAGAAGGCCCGCATCGACAAGATCCTGCAGAACGCCGAGGTGCAGGCGATCATCTCGGCGCTCGGCACCGGCGTGCACGACGACTTCGACATCGACAAGCTGCGCTATCACAAGATCGTGCTGATGGCCGATGCCGATGTCGACGGCCAGCACATCTCGACGTTGCTGCTGACGCTGCTGTTCCGGTTCATGAAGCCGCTGATCGACGGTGGCCACGTCTACCTCGCGCAGCCGCCGCTCTACAAGATCAAGTGGAGCAACTCGCCCGACGAGCTCGCCTACTCCGACGCCGAGCGCGACGCGATGCTCAAGGCCGGTGCCGCCGACGGCAAGCGCCTGCCCAAGGAGGTCGGCCAGCAGATCCAGCGCTACAAGGGTCTGGGCGAGATGAACGACAGCGAGCTGTGGGACACCACGATGGATCCAGCCAACCGCATCCTGCGCCAGGTGACGCTCGAGGACGCCGCCATGGCCGACGAGATGTTCACGATCCTGATGGGCGAGGACGTCGAGCAGCGACGCTCGTTCATCCAGCGCAACGCCAAAGACGTCCGCTTCCTCGACATCTGA
- the gyrA gene encoding DNA gyrase subunit A: MTDTTPPEHDRIEAVELQDEMQRSYIDYAMSVIVSRALPDVRDGLKPVHRRVLYAMFDGGYRPDRGFSKCSRIVGDVMGQYHPHGDTAIYDTLVRLAQPWVMRAPMIDGQGNFGSPGDDGAAAMRYTECRLAPIAMEMVRDIDKNTVDFRPNYDGRSQEPTVLPSRIPNLLVNGSAGIAVGMATNIPPHNLREVAEGAQWALANPDATKEELLEALIERVKGPDFPSDALIVGTKGIEDMYRTGRGSIMMRAIVSIEEDTKGRIQLVVTGLPYQVNPDNLMRKIADLVNAGRIQGISDLRDESSSRVGRRIVVEIRKDAIARVVLNNLYKHTELQTNFSANMLALVDEVPRTLTLDGFVSNWINHQIEVIQRRTQYLLDEAEAKAHIFRGLAKALDALDEVIALIRRSPTVDEARQGLIGLLDIDDLQANAILEMQLRRLAALERQKIMDTLDELEREIADYKDILAKPERQRQIVSDELAAIVDKYGEDRRSNIIPADGDLSDEDLIPDEEVVVTITKGGYAKRTKTDLYRVQNRGGKGVRGAALRGDDLVEHMFATTSHHWILFFTTAGRVYRAKAYQLPEAGRDAKGGHVAGLLSFQPDEEIAQVLAIRDYEQAPYLVLATKKGLVKKTRLGDYNSPRQAGVIAINFRDEDDELIGAELVTPEDDLLLISRKAQAIRFRADDEQLRPMGRATSGVTGMKFREADSMLSMSVIRRSAGALESTDVPEEDQLYVFTVTDGGFAKKTPVEQYRLQGRGGLGIKAMQITENRGELVGGLVLVDTDDVISVTAAGQVTRSLVSGVNPTGRGTMGVSFVKFKGDDRVVTIARNTELPQDEAQAEETSTDEDQDQ; the protein is encoded by the coding sequence ATGACTGACACCACACCTCCCGAGCACGACCGGATCGAAGCCGTCGAGCTGCAGGACGAGATGCAGCGCTCCTACATCGACTACGCGATGAGCGTGATCGTGTCGCGCGCGCTCCCGGACGTACGCGACGGCCTCAAGCCGGTGCACCGCCGCGTGCTCTACGCGATGTTCGACGGCGGCTACCGACCCGACCGCGGTTTCTCCAAGTGCTCGCGCATCGTCGGTGACGTCATGGGTCAGTACCACCCGCACGGCGACACCGCGATCTACGACACCCTCGTACGCCTCGCGCAGCCCTGGGTCATGCGCGCACCGATGATCGACGGGCAGGGCAACTTCGGCTCGCCCGGCGACGACGGCGCGGCCGCCATGCGTTACACCGAGTGCCGGCTCGCGCCGATCGCCATGGAGATGGTGCGCGACATCGACAAGAACACCGTCGACTTCCGCCCCAACTACGACGGTCGCTCGCAGGAGCCGACGGTCCTGCCGTCGCGCATCCCCAACCTGCTGGTCAACGGCTCGGCCGGCATCGCGGTCGGCATGGCGACCAACATCCCGCCGCACAACCTGCGTGAGGTCGCCGAAGGCGCCCAGTGGGCGCTCGCCAACCCCGACGCCACCAAGGAAGAGCTGCTCGAGGCGCTGATCGAGCGGGTCAAGGGCCCCGACTTCCCGTCCGACGCGCTGATCGTCGGCACCAAGGGCATCGAGGACATGTATCGCACGGGTCGCGGCTCGATCATGATGCGCGCGATCGTGTCGATCGAGGAGGACACCAAGGGCCGCATCCAGCTCGTGGTGACCGGGCTGCCCTACCAGGTCAACCCCGACAACCTCATGCGCAAGATCGCCGACCTGGTCAACGCCGGGCGCATCCAGGGCATCTCGGACCTGCGCGACGAGTCGTCGTCGCGCGTCGGCCGCCGCATCGTGGTCGAGATCCGCAAGGACGCCATCGCCCGGGTCGTGCTCAACAACCTCTACAAGCACACCGAGCTGCAGACCAACTTCAGCGCCAACATGCTGGCGCTGGTCGACGAGGTGCCGCGCACCCTCACGCTCGACGGGTTCGTCAGCAACTGGATCAACCACCAGATCGAAGTCATCCAGCGCCGCACCCAGTACCTCCTCGACGAGGCCGAGGCCAAGGCGCACATCTTCCGCGGACTCGCCAAGGCGCTCGACGCCCTCGACGAGGTCATCGCCCTGATCCGTCGCAGCCCGACGGTCGACGAGGCTCGCCAGGGCCTGATCGGCCTGCTCGACATCGACGACCTGCAGGCCAACGCGATCCTCGAGATGCAGCTGCGCCGCCTCGCGGCCCTCGAGCGCCAGAAGATCATGGACACGCTCGACGAGCTCGAGCGCGAGATCGCCGACTACAAGGACATCCTCGCCAAGCCCGAGCGCCAGCGTCAGATCGTGTCCGACGAGCTCGCCGCGATCGTCGACAAGTACGGCGAGGACCGCCGCTCCAACATCATCCCCGCCGACGGCGACCTGTCCGACGAGGACCTGATCCCCGACGAGGAGGTCGTGGTCACGATCACCAAGGGCGGATACGCCAAGCGCACCAAGACCGACCTCTACCGGGTGCAGAACCGCGGCGGCAAGGGCGTACGCGGTGCCGCCCTGCGGGGCGACGACCTCGTCGAGCACATGTTCGCCACGACGAGCCACCACTGGATCCTCTTCTTCACCACGGCCGGGCGGGTCTATCGCGCCAAGGCCTATCAGCTGCCCGAAGCCGGGCGCGACGCCAAGGGCGGACACGTCGCCGGGTTGCTGTCGTTCCAGCCCGACGAGGAGATCGCGCAGGTCCTGGCGATCCGTGACTACGAGCAGGCGCCCTACCTGGTCCTCGCGACCAAGAAGGGCCTGGTCAAGAAGACGCGCCTCGGCGACTACAACAGCCCGCGCCAGGCCGGCGTCATCGCGATCAACTTCCGCGACGAGGACGACGAGCTGATCGGAGCCGAGCTGGTCACCCCTGAGGACGACCTGCTGCTGATCTCCCGCAAGGCGCAGGCCATCCGCTTCCGGGCCGACGACGAGCAGCTGCGCCCGATGGGCCGCGCGACGTCCGGCGTCACGGGCATGAAGTTCCGCGAGGCCGACTCGATGCTCTCGATGTCGGTCATCCGCCGGTCCGCCGGGGCGCTGGAGTCCACTGACGTGCCCGAGGAGGACCAGCTCTACGTCTTCACGGTCACCGACGGTGGCTTCGCCAAGAAGACCCCGGTCGAGCAGTATCGCCTGCAAGGCCGTGGTGGACTCGGCATCAAGGCCATGCAGATCACCGAGAACCGCGGTGAGCTCGTCGGCGGCCTGGTGCTCGTCGACACCGACGACGTCATCTCGGTGACGGCCGCTGGTCAGGTCACTCGAAGCCTCGTCTCAGGTGTCAATCCGACAGGGCGTGGCACGATGGGTGTGAGCTTCGTGAAGTTCAAGGGGGATGACCGGGTCGTGACCATCGCGCGCAACACCGAGCTCCCGCAAGATGAAGCGCAGGCCGAAGAGACGTCGACCGACGAGGACCAGGATCAGTGA
- a CDS encoding DUF3566 domain-containing protein encodes MTEDDKQDPTSAPGSSAADAAPTQEVPRIPKPAKSAPSAKRSGGAPTPAKKSSASRNGSTNGPRTDKGRPRPVSAEPTSDDSDDESSDSRPLTAADYARTTKPSPATTAVIPAVKDTVDQPVDGQATTKSGASFEESESKSKKERRASLRLTHIEPWSVTRMAFAISVAMMIVAVVAVSIFWVVMEATGVWDQINGSVTSVLSDDSTSFNITDYLGFGRMVGLTLVLSAINVILTTALATIGAHLYNLAAQLLGGVEVTFAEEK; translated from the coding sequence GTGACCGAAGACGACAAGCAGGACCCGACCTCCGCGCCGGGTTCCAGCGCGGCAGACGCGGCGCCGACGCAGGAGGTCCCCCGGATCCCCAAGCCTGCGAAGAGTGCCCCGAGCGCGAAGCGCTCGGGAGGTGCGCCCACCCCGGCCAAGAAGTCATCGGCTTCGCGCAACGGCTCGACGAACGGCCCGCGCACCGACAAGGGCCGCCCGCGTCCGGTCTCGGCCGAGCCGACGTCGGATGACTCCGACGACGAGTCGTCCGACAGCCGGCCACTGACCGCCGCGGACTACGCGCGTACGACCAAGCCCTCGCCCGCGACCACGGCTGTCATCCCGGCAGTCAAGGACACGGTGGACCAGCCGGTGGACGGCCAGGCCACCACGAAGTCCGGCGCGTCCTTCGAGGAGTCGGAGTCGAAGTCCAAGAAGGAGCGCCGGGCGAGCCTCCGGCTGACCCACATCGAGCCGTGGTCGGTCACTCGCATGGCGTTCGCCATCTCGGTCGCGATGATGATCGTGGCGGTTGTCGCCGTGTCGATCTTCTGGGTCGTCATGGAGGCCACCGGCGTCTGGGACCAGATCAACGGCAGCGTCACCTCGGTCCTGAGCGACGACTCGACGAGCTTCAACATCACGGACTACCTGGGCTTCGGTCGCATGGTCGGCCTGACCCTGGTGCTGTCGGCGATCAACGTCATCCTGACGACAGCACTGGCCACGATCGGCGCTCATCTCTACAACCTCGCGGCGCAGCTCCTCGGTGGTGTGGAGGTCACGTTCGCCGAAGAGAAGTAA